The following are from one region of the Nicotiana tabacum cultivar K326 chromosome 3, ASM71507v2, whole genome shotgun sequence genome:
- the LOC142177803 gene encoding secreted RxLR effector protein 161-like: protein MESPTEIHLLAAKRILRYLQGTNDCILFYKKGENFGLISFTGSDYVVDQDDKRSTSGYVFMLGTRVVSWSSKKQSISTLSKTEAEFVAATTCACQAVWLRRILEELKSNKKQHYNFL from the coding sequence ATGGAGAGCCCAACTGAAATTCACCTGCTAGCAGCTAAGAGAATCCTTCGTTACTTACAAGGAACTAATGATTGTATTTTGTTCTACAAGAAGGGTGAAAATTTTGGTTTGATTAGTTTTACTGGCAGTGATTATGTAGTAGATCAAGACGACAAAAGGAGCACTTCAGGTTATGTTTTTATGTTAGGCACAAGAGTTGTTTCATGGTCTTCTAagaagcaatcaattagcacttTGTCAAAAACTGAAGCTGAATTTGTTGCTGCTACAACTTGTGCTTGTCAAGCTGTTTGGTTAAGGAGAATTCTTGAAGAACTAAAATCAAACAAGAAACAACACTACAATTTTCTGTGA